In one window of Brassica rapa cultivar Chiifu-401-42 chromosome A07, CAAS_Brap_v3.01, whole genome shotgun sequence DNA:
- the LOC103845918 gene encoding bZIP transcription factor 27 isoform X2, with the protein MLSSAKHKINHSDFSVSSSSSSLPHSYSQAKNMTQVTMEEVWKDINLASLHQHRQLNIDHEPMLSNQNPNNSIFKDFLNKPLNQEPQPLPPSSSSSTLHRSLLPPPPPETVLSLNPHSINTHFDESARFGCFGKKRGGQESDESRGDRRHKRMIKNRESAARSRARKQAYTNELELAISHLQKENARLKRQEEQLKMAEATQHQTKRKLQRSWTTPF; encoded by the exons ATGTTGTCATCAGCAAAACATAAAATCAACCATAGTGATTTTTCAGTttcctcatcttcatcttcattacCTCATTCATATTCACAAGCCAAGAACATGACTCAAGTCACCATGGAAGAGGTATGGAAAGATATCAACCTTGCTTCCCTACACCAACATCGCCAGCTAAACATTGATCATGAGCCAATGTTGAGCAACCAAAACCCTAATAACTCCATCTTCAAAGATTTCCTCAACAAGCCTTTGAATCAAGAACCCCAACCACtaccaccttcttcttcttcatccactCTCCACcgctctcttcttcctcctcctcctcctgaaACTGTTCTCAGTTTAAACCCTCACTCCATTAACACCCACTTTGATGAATCTGCGAGGTTTGGTTGTTTTGGGAAGAAAAGAGGAGGCCAAGAATCTGATGAAAGCAGAGGAGACAGAAGGCATAAGCGTATGATCAAGAACAGAGAATCTGCTGCTCGTTCCAGGGCTAGGAAACAG GCATATACAAACGAGCTGGAGCTTGCAATATCTCACTTGCAGAAGGAAAATGCAAGACTCAAGAGACAAGAAGAGCAG TTGAAAATGGCGGAAGCAACTCAACACCAAACAAAGAGAAAGCTTCAACGGTCTTGGACAACtccattttga
- the LOC103845917 gene encoding uncharacterized protein LOC103845917 isoform X1 has product MSRCYPFPPPGYVRNETRDESLIGSIKGTKEEVKRDRKHKKDKKRKERDTEADNSSKKHRHEKRRRKDESANASKKFDDGRGLVTNNELECLEKSSLTVELEQQTSSQNSCDSRPNHIQSPLLPDGRQYGSGEFVCLLVVGSVLLHVMMMTLFLQIIGFEETSIRVLLHGKEHEHQDAEVMLTNKDHSESLAHTSANEAPLDPLIVCQEKRKREITTKLSKEKNTVPLESDRQISKPLGKETRQETVGASKLCRKCPSSTAVRFLDLIENWAPDLVESKLIDTEDQELWLVMKVGAKRHHHQVNNQTTSNGRSSMVWPTARFLPEAELHALPFTVPF; this is encoded by the exons ATGTCTCGGTGTTACCCGTTCCCACCACCTGGTTATGTACGAAACGAAACTCGGGATGAGTCTCTGATCGGATCGATCAAG GGGACAAAGGAGGAAGTTAAGAGAGATAGAAAACACAAGAAGGACAAAAAGAGGAAGGAGAGAGATACTGAGGCTGACAACAGTAGCAAGAAGCACCGTCATGAAAAGAGACGGCGGAAAGATGAAAGTGCTAATGCTAGTAAGAAGTTTGATGATGGTCGCGGATTAGTAACAAACAATGAGCTTGAGTGCTTGGAGAAGAGCTCCCTTACAGTGGAACTTGAGCAACAAACGTCGTCTCAGAATTCTTGTGATAGCAGACCGAATCATATTCAGAGTCCACTCCTCCCCGATGGTAGGCAGTACGGCTCTGGTGAGTTTGTTTGTTTACTTGTTGTTGGGTCTGTTTTGCTTCACGTGATGATGATGACACTCTTTCTTCAAATTATTGGATTTGAAGAAACCAGCATACGGGTCTTGTTACATGGCAAAGAGCATGAACATCAAGATGCTGAGGTGATGCTTACCAACAAGGATCATAGCGAGTCCCTTGCTCATACTTCTGCAAATGAAGCTCCACTAGACCCTTTAATTGTCTGCcaagagaagagaaagagagaaatcaCAACAAAGCTCAGTAAAGAGAAGAACACAGTTCCTCTAGAATCAGACAGACAAATCAGTAAGCCACTAGGTAAAGAGACTCGTCAAGAAACTGTTGGAGCTTCGAAGCTATGCAGAAAATGCCCTTCTTCCACGGCTGTGCGGTTCTTGGATCTCATCGAGAACTGGGCTCCTGATCTTGTCGAGAGCAAGCTCATTGACACTGAAGATCAAGAATTGTGGCTGGTCATGAAAGTTGGTGCTAAAAGACATCATCATCAAGTTAACAATCAGACAACTAGCAATGGAAGAAGTTCGATGGTGTGGCCAACTGCTCGGTTTCTTCCAGAAGCCGAACTACACGCATTGCCATTCACTGTTCCGTTCTGA
- the LOC103845917 gene encoding glutamic acid-rich protein isoform X2: MSRCYPFPPPGYVRNETRDESLIGSIKGTKEEVKRDRKHKKDKKRKERDTEADNSSKKHRHEKRRRKDESANASKKFDDGRGLVTNNELECLEKSSLTVELEQQTSSQNSCDSRPNHIQSPLLPDGRQYGSETSIRVLLHGKEHEHQDAEVMLTNKDHSESLAHTSANEAPLDPLIVCQEKRKREITTKLSKEKNTVPLESDRQISKPLGKETRQETVGASKLCRKCPSSTAVRFLDLIENWAPDLVESKLIDTEDQELWLVMKVGAKRHHHQVNNQTTSNGRSSMVWPTARFLPEAELHALPFTVPF, encoded by the exons ATGTCTCGGTGTTACCCGTTCCCACCACCTGGTTATGTACGAAACGAAACTCGGGATGAGTCTCTGATCGGATCGATCAAG GGGACAAAGGAGGAAGTTAAGAGAGATAGAAAACACAAGAAGGACAAAAAGAGGAAGGAGAGAGATACTGAGGCTGACAACAGTAGCAAGAAGCACCGTCATGAAAAGAGACGGCGGAAAGATGAAAGTGCTAATGCTAGTAAGAAGTTTGATGATGGTCGCGGATTAGTAACAAACAATGAGCTTGAGTGCTTGGAGAAGAGCTCCCTTACAGTGGAACTTGAGCAACAAACGTCGTCTCAGAATTCTTGTGATAGCAGACCGAATCATATTCAGAGTCCACTCCTCCCCGATGGTAGGCAGTACGGCTCTG AAACCAGCATACGGGTCTTGTTACATGGCAAAGAGCATGAACATCAAGATGCTGAGGTGATGCTTACCAACAAGGATCATAGCGAGTCCCTTGCTCATACTTCTGCAAATGAAGCTCCACTAGACCCTTTAATTGTCTGCcaagagaagagaaagagagaaatcaCAACAAAGCTCAGTAAAGAGAAGAACACAGTTCCTCTAGAATCAGACAGACAAATCAGTAAGCCACTAGGTAAAGAGACTCGTCAAGAAACTGTTGGAGCTTCGAAGCTATGCAGAAAATGCCCTTCTTCCACGGCTGTGCGGTTCTTGGATCTCATCGAGAACTGGGCTCCTGATCTTGTCGAGAGCAAGCTCATTGACACTGAAGATCAAGAATTGTGGCTGGTCATGAAAGTTGGTGCTAAAAGACATCATCATCAAGTTAACAATCAGACAACTAGCAATGGAAGAAGTTCGATGGTGTGGCCAACTGCTCGGTTTCTTCCAGAAGCCGAACTACACGCATTGCCATTCACTGTTCCGTTCTGA
- the LOC103845919 gene encoding uncharacterized protein LOC103845919 gives MSSPTLDQLHTYHAQERVIFSKLVLQFSRSPSESLLVMATWFWLENFGFEDIFATIFALPDRLIASFANEAVSCFRCIEYSDPPNGFDQIPLTSQYLQNHISLSMIYKHRYTAIAGIKTFLNTICSRIFSDILAQVLPYSSPPYFVPGFHPSLIIPGFPHPTFGNINVMRPNLVDGVNTFNNNNSFLFPKGLWEWNDHSMESENDRTMFITFSRGFHVSQAEVKELFTNIFGEKCVVGVYMREDCVSSPNIVACNNDQQQSLFAKLVLDSVVTVDRILEGEKLQKFRINGKHIWARKYNEKKDRRT, from the coding sequence ATGTCATCTCCAACACTAGACCAACTACACACTTACCATGCCCAAGAAAGGGTGATATTCTCTAAACTGGTCCTACAATTTTCAAGATCACCATCTGAATCACTCCTTGTCATGGCTACATGGTTTTGGCTTGAAAACTTTGGTTTTGAAGACATTTTTGCAACCATATTTGCTCTTCCAGATCGACTCATTGCATCTTTTGCTAACGAAGCTGTCTCCTGCTTCCGATGCATCGAGTACTCTGATCCCCCAAATGGCTTCGACCAAATCCCTCTCACTTCACAATATTTGCAAAATCACATCTCACTTTCCATGATTTACAAACATCGATACACCGCCATTGCTGGTATCAAAACCTTTCTAAACACCATTTGTTCTAGAATCTTTTCAGACATCCTTGCACAAGTTCTTCCATATTCTTCACCACCATATTTCGTCCCCGGATTCCACCCATCTCTGATCATACCTGGCTTCCCGCATCCAACTTTCGGAAACATCAATGTCATGCGACCTAATCTAGTTGATGGCGTTAAcaccttcaacaacaacaactcatTCCTCTTCCCAAAGGGTCTTTGGGAGTGGAACGATCACTCCATGGAAAGTGAGAATGATCGAACCATGTTTATAACGTTTTCTCGTGGCTTTCATGTGTCGCAGGCCGAAGTTAAGGAGCTTTTCACCAACATATTTGGAGAAAAGTGTGTGGTAGGTGTTTACATGCGAGAAGACTGCGTAAGTTCACCTAACATAGTTGCGTGTAACAATGATCAGCAACAATCACTATTTGCTAAGTTGGTTTTGGACTCGGTGGTTACGGTGGATCGTATACTAGAAGGTGAGAAGCTCCAAAAGTTTCGGATCAATGGTAAACACATATGGGCTCGTAAATACAACGAGAAGAAGGACAGGCGTACTTGA
- the LOC103845918 gene encoding bZIP transcription factor 27 isoform X1 produces MLSSAKHKINHSDFSVSSSSSSLPHSYSQAKNMTQVTMEEVWKDINLASLHQHRQLNIDHEPMLSNQNPNNSIFKDFLNKPLNQEPQPLPPSSSSSTLHRSLLPPPPPETVLSLNPHSINTHFDESARFGCFGKKRGGQESDESRGDRRHKRMIKNRESAARSRARKQAYTNELELAISHLQKENARLKRQEEQMQLKMAEATQHQTKRKLQRSWTTPF; encoded by the exons ATGTTGTCATCAGCAAAACATAAAATCAACCATAGTGATTTTTCAGTttcctcatcttcatcttcattacCTCATTCATATTCACAAGCCAAGAACATGACTCAAGTCACCATGGAAGAGGTATGGAAAGATATCAACCTTGCTTCCCTACACCAACATCGCCAGCTAAACATTGATCATGAGCCAATGTTGAGCAACCAAAACCCTAATAACTCCATCTTCAAAGATTTCCTCAACAAGCCTTTGAATCAAGAACCCCAACCACtaccaccttcttcttcttcatccactCTCCACcgctctcttcttcctcctcctcctcctgaaACTGTTCTCAGTTTAAACCCTCACTCCATTAACACCCACTTTGATGAATCTGCGAGGTTTGGTTGTTTTGGGAAGAAAAGAGGAGGCCAAGAATCTGATGAAAGCAGAGGAGACAGAAGGCATAAGCGTATGATCAAGAACAGAGAATCTGCTGCTCGTTCCAGGGCTAGGAAACAG GCATATACAAACGAGCTGGAGCTTGCAATATCTCACTTGCAGAAGGAAAATGCAAGACTCAAGAGACAAGAAGAGCAG ATGCAGTTGAAAATGGCGGAAGCAACTCAACACCAAACAAAGAGAAAGCTTCAACGGTCTTGGACAACtccattttga